agaaaaaaaaattgagacagtcTAACCAAGTTGCTGGGAggcctcaacttgtgatcctccttccttctgcctcagcctcctgagtctctggaaaaGGAGCCTTTTAAGTGCCTTTTTTGGGAGCAgagggaggtactgggaattgaacccaagggtgctctaccactaagcaacattctcagtactttttattttttattttgagacagggtctcactaagtcacttagggttTCAGTAaactactgaggctggcctccatcttgcaaatcctcttgcctcagcctccttgagttgctggtattacaggtgtgtgacactgtgcctggctttaagtgactttatttttggtactggggattgaacccaggggtgctttaccactgagccacatccccggccctttttattttttaagacagggtcacactaaattgctaagggtctGGTTaggttgccgaggctggctttttttttttttttaaattaattaattaattaattaattttttgacttatagtttttttttttgtttttttatagtaaacaaatgggatacatgttgtttctctgtttgtacatggcgtaaaggcataccatttgtgtaatcataaatttacatagagtaatgttgtttgattcattctgttattttcccttccccccccaccccccacccctcttttccctctatacagtccttccttcctccattcttgcccccctccctaaccctaactctaactctaacactaacccctcccaccccccattatgtgtcctcatccacttattagcgatatcattcgtcctttggttttttgagattggcttatctcacttagcatgatattctccaatttcatccatttgcctgcaaatgccataattttatcattctccgaggctggctttgaacttgggatcctcctgcctcagcctcctgagtccctgggatcacaggcgtacaccactgcacccagctcaaaTGACCTTCTTAAAGTGTCTTTTCTAGTAGGTTCACTGGGTATAGGAGAGCTACCGATCTGATTGTATTTACAAAATCAGTCCACAAAGCCTGTTCACCAAACTGTCCTATTAGCCTCTCATCATTTTCAGTCTCAGGTTTTCTAAGCAGATAATCATATCACAGTGAGTTTTATCTGTTTCTCCATAATGTTTatagttcttatttatttttcttgccttattgcctTAATTAGCTCTTCTAGGCAAACATTGAAGCATAGTAATGAGAACAGACATCCTTGTCCTTTCCCGTGTTTTCAGACTTTCATCTTGCAAGGAAAGCTTTCAAGGCGGGTTGGGGTTTCAGCAAGGCATCCCTTCTGCCCCGAGGAACCCAAGGAGTTCAGAAAGGAGAGCAATTAGGAGACTGTGATCCGGCAATGGTGAATGGCTAGTGGGAGTTGAGGGGGTACTGCTGGTCCAGAGCACAGTGACTTCTTCTGAGCTTTGCGGGATGAGTGATAGGCCATTCCCAGCATAGGGTTGCAGTGGGCACTGAGGATTGCCTGTGAGGACCAGGGCTGCTGCAGAAGGGAAGGTCTAGGAAAAGGGAGGCAGAAGAGAGGCTGGGCTTAGGGAGGGTGGGAAAGCACAGACTCGAATTCTCAGTTACAACTGGGTGACCCAAGGTGGGAGTTCCCAGCAAATTGTGTCTTCTGGGTGACTTTAGTTCCCTGCCACTGACCCTGCAAAAGACGTGGTAGCCTTACCTACAGAGTGTGGGGTTAAGGGCCCAGGGCTCAGGCTGGCCTGGGTCTGAAGGACCTTAGAGCTCAGTCAGTGCTGCTCCCATCAGGGGGCTAGAGCACAGGTCTGGCCTCCCTGGATGCTCAGGGCAATATGGACGGGGAAACAgaaggagagacagggagaggcCATGGAGGGCAGGCTCAGGGAGAGGCCCAGCCACCAGTATGGCCCCTGAGCAGACCAGTCAGGGTTGAGGGGCACTCCTTACACTGAATGGCTCACTTTTTCCAGACTGCTCTGGGGTGGTAGGGAAGGGGAGATGGGCTGAGACTCCCAGGCCAGGAAGGAGGGCCACATTACTGCAGGAAGTCCCAAGTGCCCAGTGAGCAGACAGATGGTGGTGGCAGACGACACAGCACCGTCTGAGGAGTCCTTGGAGGTGGGGGTGCCCTCGGCTCCTGAAACTCAGGTCAGATTTGGGGAACAGAGCGAGGGAGGTCAGGAGGGGGAGCAGCCTGAGGGAGAGCCTGGAGGCTGGACATGCAGAGGGACAGAAGGGAGGTCTATAAGACCAGATGGGCTGGAGCCGGAGGAGGTTCAGTCCAGAGAGGGAGGGCTGTGATTGCCTGGATGTGGGCCTCAGGGTTGGCTGAGGGCACGCGGGAGCCTTGGACCGGTTTAAAGCAGGGGAATGATCCATTTGTACTGTGAAGGTCAAAAACGGTTTGGGAAGCTTCTGGGAACTTCAGGGTCATTGGTGGTGTGGTGCAGGCTGAGGGGTCATCTGGGAGCCTTGCTTGCTCAGGCTGAGTGAGACCCCAGCTTCTTCCTGTTAACCTCCCGTGAGAGGAGACACCCTACCCTAAAATCCATCCCTGTGCTCCCTGGTAGAGAACTGACTTCCTGGTGCTGGAGGACCCGGGACAGCCAAGCCTCTGCTCCTTGTTTCCAGACAGACCTGGCTCGGCCCACTGTCCCACCCCTGAGCACGATGGCTTGAGGCAAGAGCCAGCCATGGCCTCaggttcctcttctgtgaaatggggcaAATGAATCTCACAAGTTTGTTGTCATGGGGACCTGATTTGTGTCAGGCATTGGGCTGGCATACAATAGGTGTCTATTAAATATGGACTCTTCCCCAACTGAGGCAGGGGCCCACCTGTCCTTTCCCCACCAGCACCCCCCAACATGACAGGGCACCCAGAGCCCCCAGCAGGGGTAGGGGCAGTTTGAGTTGTAACTGGCTTCTTATTGTTTTTGCCCTGTGGGCACCAACCCCCAAGGCAGGTACTGAGGGGCcccaggaagaggagaggggaggtcAGCCAGCCCCTTGCCGTATGTGGATCGAGTCTGAGTGGGGCAGGGTCCCTGAACCCTGACTCAAGGGGAGGATGGTAATCTGTGACCAGGGTGAGGCCAATAATGTCCCCATCAATCACCTGTGTCTGTCTCCCTCAACTGGGCCTCCTTCCAGCTGCCCAGTGGCCTCTGGATCCTGGAGGAAGGTAGGTCTCAGCTGGCCCTTGACAGAAACCTTTGCTGGAGGGCATGGGGTGGGTGAGGGTCTGGGCAAattgaggcccagggaggggcagTTGTAGCCTGACATTACCCAGGGGTCTGGTGCTGCTCCAGCAGGGGCTTTGCCAGGTGCCTGGGGTGGTGGGAGCCCTTGGGAGGGGCTGTGGGCTCTGCCTCTGTTCGGTTTGTACCCTCAGTGCAGCCAGCCAGCCCTGCTTTTGCCCTCAGTTTCTCCAAGGATAAAGTGATACCTTACCAGCCCAAACCCTCCTCCACCCTGTCCCAGTTTGCACAACAGGGGAGGGGGAAGGTGCCAAGAGCTCCCTCTACTCTCCCAACCGCAACTTAGCCGAAAGCCAGAAAGGCAAACATACTGGCTTGGCCCTGGCTGGAAGGGGATGTGATAGAGCCTCGCAGAGGGTGGAAAGTGTGCCCCGTGCCATGGGGACCCCACCCCATTCTCTGtggtggaggtggggggaagggagcaggaggTCCAGTGTGTGGGAAACAACATGGAGACCCTCTCCGCCCCCTGTTAAATATAAACCTGAGGCCCCTCCTACCACCTTCCCTTTAGGCTGTGTGGCCTAGATAAGCAGCAGGGTGGCTTAAGCCAATGCCCTCAAGCCCCACAGCACCTCGCTCCAGAAGAAACGGGAAGGGCATGGACTCCGTGGGAGTCCCTACCCTCATCTTTAAGCAGAAGAAGTCCTGCTTTTTAGGTGGAAAGGGGTGAGCCAAGTGTTCTGAAGGACAGTAAAGGGGCTgctggagggagggatggggggatTTGAGGTCTTAGAACCTAAAGTTCAGAAGTCCTGGATGTGGTTGCTGGGCCCTGCCCTCCTATCTGCTGTGGGCTGAACTGGGCCCCAGAACCTGCATGTCCCACCCCACCACCTCTAATGCTGGTGGGAAGGGCTGGTCTGGCAAGCCGAGTTGAAGATGGGCATGGGGTGAGGTCCTTTTGTGGGGTGGTGGCAGGGGAAGCTTCCTGGTGGCCTGGTAGTTAGCCTGGCAGTAGCCAAGGCAGTGTCGTTTGGACAGACTGAGGGTCGCCACTTCTAGGAAGCTTGCCGTGTCAGAGGTGCTGGGTCTGGTCAAGTCCCACGGGACTCCCCCAGGATTCTGTGTCTGCTCCTGGGCTGGGTACCCTCCAGGTCTCTTGAATCTCCTTCTCATTCCCAGTTCTCCTGCTGCCAAGATGCCATCACCACGGACAGTGACCCCTGGGCCAGAACTGCAGAGCACCAAGGAGCCTGGACTGAAAACCCAGACCCCAGCTCAGGGTAGTGGGCGGGTCAGCAGTAAGGAGCAGCCCAATGCCCACCATGAGGATACCATGAGGCCAGGCCTGGACACCCTGAAGCGGGCCTTCTCCTGGGTAAGCCCTCGGGCCTCCCAGGCCTCCAAGGAGGACACAGGCCTGCTCAGGCGAAGTTCCCGCTTCCTGTTCCGGTCTTTCCAGCGTACTGTGGATGAAGGTCTAGCTTCTGGCCAGTCCCAGGGAGCTGCTATGCCAGAGGAACCCTGCATGGTCACAGATGGTGTCAGCCAGCAGGAATCCACCCGGGTGGGGCCTAAGGACCTGGAATTTGAGGCAGGTGAGGGCCTCACTGACAACACTagggaagaaaggggaggaaactgagtcaGAGGAGGCAGCAGGGCTTCTGACAGGCTCTTCTTGAGGCCCAACTTCCCCAAACCCTGCTTCCTGCACAACGTTACTTCAGATTCTTCCAGCATCTTAGGTGGAGCCCCCACTAGGCAAATGAGAAAAGCAAGGCtcaggttaagtgacttgcttcCAGCTGCACAGCTGGAGAAGCAGAGGAATGAGATTTGAACCAGGATCTGCATGACTGCAGAAGCTTAGACTCTGCACAGACTTTCACAGCCTAGTTCCTGGCCAAACCAGGGCCATGCAAGAGGGACTGACCCTTTCTGATTTCAGAGTCACGGAGGGTGCAGGGGAGGCTctgggactgcccagaggaggacaAACTGGACTCTGAAGAAAGGGTGCAGGTAGAAGAGGGCTTCTGGGGCAGGGGACTGGCAGGGAGCAGAACAGCCAGAAACACAGACTTTAGATCCTGGGGCAGAAGCCTGGGCATTACAGGACCCACCCAGCTGGAGATCTGACCTATTAGACCTGCAATCTGCAATCGGGTTGCACATTAGCCAACTAGGGTTGCTCCACAGAACTGGGGTCCTGGTGGGAGTAAGGCAGATGATAGGAACTGCAAGTGGGGAGGGCGGGGACTGGTGCACATTGCTCTTTCCAGCCAGGTTTGAGGCTCCAGTTCTGCTTCTTCCAGTGTGATTATAAGCAAGGGCTCCTGGCAGGAGGGGCTGCAGGTGAAGGAGGTTTCAGCTGGGCTCAAGGCATTTGGGTGAGGGGCTGGGTTGCCTTGGGCAGGATTCAACAGGGATCTAGGTCTCCGTTCGGCCCAGGGTTCTGGGGTGGTGCATCTCACGACCCCTTTTGTCACCTACCCTTACAGAAGGCAAATCCGTGGCCGACCTCATCACTGAGAGGCAGCTGCTAGCTGCTTTCGCACAGCTCCGGTACCTGGAGACGAAGTTGGTAGCTGAGAAAGCCTCTCGCACCTTTGAGCAGGACCCCACAGCCTTTGCGCGGCGTGCCATGGACGTGTGCCTACATTACGACGGACTGGCGGCAGAGATCGGCGCCATCGTTCGCGAGACTCTGGGTCCCGAAGGCGTAGACCAGGCCGCACTTGTTGAAGTGGCCCGCGTGGTGCGCGCAGAAGAAGAGGCCCACCCGGAGCTCCCAGCCGACGGCGACTTCCTGCGCACACCCCGCCACTGGCGCCGGCACTGGGAGGACGCGGTGAGGCGCAGCGCGCAGGAGCGAGTTCGGCGGTCAGGCGCTGGGCTGGCTTCGGAGCCTGACGAGGGCGCGTCCGACCTGGCCCAGCTTCTGGCAGAACTTGGTGGCTTGGTTCGACGCGACCTGCAGAAGGTGCGGTTGGTGGTGCAACCGGCTTACGCGGCCGCCGGCTTCCCGGCGTGGGAGACCTACCTCCGCGCCTTCCACAGCGCGGTGGCCCAGCGCCTGCAGGAGCTCGCGCATGCCGCCCGCGGCTGCGAGCAGCTCTATCTTCTGCTGGACTGGGCAGCCAATGTCTACGGCAGGTGAGACCTGCGCCACGGCGACACGGGCCAGAAGGGCTCTCCTGCCAACCGAGGCCTTGGGAACTGGCTCCGGGTTCCTCTCTTCATTCCCTCCCCGGTGGGGAGCTGGCAAAGGGGCGCCCCAGAGACAGGGACTTTGACCTTCTTGCCTCCCTGTTAGGCTGCGGTGTGACTCCCGCCCAACTCTACGCAGGTTCCTGAAACCGGAAAGTCTCCTGGGGAGGTTCCCAAGGAAGCAGGGCGCCCAGTTAGAGGACTTAAGCTAGTCCATAAGGTGCCTGTGTATTCCTTAGAGAAAGGGACTTCTCCAGGCAGGACACCACTGTGGCTACACCGCGGGGTGTGGGCTGACCGACACTTTCTCCATCTATGGAAACCCAAGTGCAGGGTACAGCCTGTTGGGGGCTGCCACCTCTAGCTCTGAGGTGTGATGGGGTGGTTCATCTCTCTAAGGGTTCCCAGCACCAGGGGCAGGAATACCTGGGGAAGAAGGCTGCCTGAAAATCTTGGGTTCCTTAAATTGCCGTGTGACCTCAGGCTCGTGCCAGCCGCTCTCTGGGGTGGGTTGGATTGGGATGGGTCCCTGAgctgtactgtgtgtgtgtgttgcttagAGCTCAGTCTTGGGTGTAGGCCAACCATGAGGCATGAGGGTAGAGGTCACCACTGAGGCAACCTGGCAGAGGTCCATGGACAGCTCCTTAAGCATGCTGAGCAGGCACAGCTGCTGGAATGCCAGGAAATCCAGCGGTCAGAAGCTTCCGGGGAGGGGGTGGTGGCATGGTTCCCTAGagagtgggagtgggggtggaATATGTGAACAGAAGTCCAAGCTCGGGGCCCTGCAGTGATGGCTTTAGCCTTTGAGCTGTTGTGAGGGGCATCAGAGCCCTGCAGCATCAGAGCCCAACCCAGGCCAGCACTCCCACCGGCTGTTTTCCAGCCCTGACTTCCTGGGCGACCCGGACCTGGCGCTGCTCACGGAACCACTGCCCCCACTCCTAGCGCCTGGCGTGTGGGCTCGACTGGAGAGCGACTACACCAGTTTCCTGGAGGTATGGCCAGCTGGGGCCTGGTTCCAGGGGACGGGGTCCTGCGGGAGGGTAGTCCCAGGAGCTCACCCTGTCTCCAGAGCTGACTTGTGACCTGGCAGCGTGTTCCAAATCCCTGAGGGCACAAGAtggggttctggaggctggggtgggggacagaactCCCTCCTGGGAGGGTCTCACCGTGGTCCCATCCAACTTCCCAAAGACCAAGATTGCAAGCTGCTTCGACGGCATCCTGCAGCTGGAGCAGAGCCGCTGGGCAGCCGCCAAGGCCCCTGATGTGCTGCAGGGCCTCTACCACTCACCGCTGTCCATTGATGTCCACATGGTGCGcctgggaggagaaggggaggggcttGTGTTCAGACCTTAGGCACAAAGGGGGGACCCCAGACTGTTGTATCCAGTGCTAACCATTCCTGCCCATTAAACAGGAGTCTGAGGCCCTCAGTGGGGTGAGAACCCGAGCCCATGGGGCACATGGCTAGGTTGGGGTACAGTTCCTGGTTGACCTTCAGGTTGCTCTGCTTACAGCTGGAGCCccgctgtaatcccagcggctcaggaggctgaggcaggaggattactagACTAGACTAGTTCAAGGCTAGattcagcaacttaaggaggacctaagcaacttagtaagaccctgtctcaaaataaaaaagaaaaaggactggggatgtggctcagtggttaagcacctctaggttcaatctctggttcaaacaaacaaacaaacaaacaaactggaaCCGTGATGGCGAGGGAGAGCGAGGAGGGCTGGAGAGGTCGTTGGGTCACGAGCTGTAGAACTCTGGGCATCCGGGTTGGGGCCCGGGCCGCGCTCAACTCAGGGTGGCTCACAGCTAGTGGCCGAGCATGTGAAGGCGGCCGGCGCTATCTCCGCGGAGCTGGAAGCCACCACCCTGCGGATCTGCACGCGAGCACTGAGCCTCTTTCTGCCCAGGTGTGTGTGCGTCCTCGGCCAAAGTGAGGTGTGTGGAATGGTGGGGCCAGGCGTGGGCGGCGTGCACCCTATGGATTCAGGATGCGAGAGACCAGTGGGAGGCAGGGACCCCCTGGACTCCAGGGGGGACTCCAGGATCGCAGGTCCTGGAGCTTGGGCGGGGGCCCGTAGTCACAGCGCAGCCGGGAGTGGTCCCCAAGGCCTCTGCGTTTCCTGCCCCCAGGTTTGAAAAGTCTTTTCTGGAGTCGGAAGCCGTGAGCGAGCCGCACCTGGGCGCCTACATTAACGCCTGCGAGCAGCTGAGGTAGGTCTCGCCCGCTGCTCCGCAGGCGCACTGCCCAGCGCGGCCAGCAGGAGGCGCGCGAGCTCCGGAAACCCTCCGGGAGGCTGCGGCGGCTGCTGTGTGCGTGCGGGTGATGGGCAGAGGAGCTCGGACCCGTGCTGGAGCAGACGGGTTCCTCCTCCGGAGTTTGAATTCGGGCAGGCGCTCAAAGACCTCCTGGGACTGACCCTCCCTGCCCGGGCTCCTGCCATGCTGACTCAGCCCCGGGGAGCCGGGCCCTGAGAGGGGTGCTGGAGGGCCTCACCCTGACTCATGGCCAAGGACATCCGACTGCCCTAGTTACTGGGctgtttctttcctcccttcgTCCCAGCCAGACTTCTTCCT
The Sciurus carolinensis chromosome 2, mSciCar1.2, whole genome shotgun sequence DNA segment above includes these coding regions:
- the Exoc3l4 gene encoding exocyst complex component 3-like protein 4 isoform X1; this translates as MPSPRTVTPGPELQSTKEPGLKTQTPAQGSGRVSSKEQPNAHHEDTMRPGLDTLKRAFSWVSPRASQASKEDTGLLRRSSRFLFRSFQRTVDEGLASGQSQGAAMPEEPCMVTDGVSQQESTRVGPKDLEFEAEGKSVADLITERQLLAAFAQLRYLETKLVAEKASRTFEQDPTAFARRAMDVCLHYDGLAAEIGAIVRETLGPEGVDQAALVEVARVVRAEEEAHPELPADGDFLRTPRHWRRHWEDAVRRSAQERVRRSGAGLASEPDEGASDLAQLLAELGGLVRRDLQKVRLVVQPAYAAAGFPAWETYLRAFHSAVAQRLQELAHAARGCEQLYLLLDWAANVYGSPDFLGDPDLALLTEPLPPLLAPGVWARLESDYTSFLETKIASCFDGILQLEQSRWAAAKAPDVLQGLYHSPLSIDVHMLVAEHVKAAGAISAELEATTLRICTRALSLFLPRFEKSFLESEAVSEPHLGAYINACEQLRTSLLARFPGTLEELEKPLVAATCNFQKHLLQGLQKDVQPLFRVLCTKSWLTQDTLYPIMDKVVAFAHHLKHVAPPLAKDTLQEVHRYIVREYLAQALRPRERFRGMERVNGAHKMNVEAQAISDTFQGLGSEATWLNQAIPCVAEILGETYKDDIRRHLETLIQSYPDIRRNHILAILALRRLGRRRNQSLLQHAQDLLRAAAKAVGSGATQDRMLFEEIELSTFMDQLITCI
- the Exoc3l4 gene encoding exocyst complex component 3-like protein 4 isoform X2 translates to MPSPRTVTPGPELQSTKEPGLKTQTPAQGSGRVSSKEQPNAHHEDTMRPGLDTLKRAFSWVSPRASQASKEDTGLLRRSSRFLFRSFQRTVDEGLASGQSQGAAMPEEPCMVTDGVSQQESTRVGPKDLEFEAEGKSVADLITERQLLAAFAQLRYLETKLVAEKASRTFEQDPTAFARRAMDVCLHYDGLAAEIGAIVRETLGPEGVDQAALVEVARVVRAEEEAHPELPADGDFLRTPRHWRRHWEDAVRRSAQERVRRSGAGLASEPDEGASDLAQLLAELGGLVRRDLQKVRLVVQPAYAAAGFPAWETYLRAFHSAVAQRLQELAHAARGCEQLYLLLDWAANVYGSPDFLGDPDLALLTEPLPPLLAPGVWARLESDYTSFLELVAEHVKAAGAISAELEATTLRICTRALSLFLPRFEKSFLESEAVSEPHLGAYINACEQLRTSLLARFPGTLEELEKPLVAATCNFQKHLLQGLQKDVQPLFRVLCTKSWLTQDTLYPIMDKVVAFAHHLKHVAPPLAKDTLQEVHRYIVREYLAQALRPRERFRGMERVNGAHKMNVEAQAISDTFQGLGSEATWLNQAIPCVAEILGETYKDDIRRHLETLIQSYPDIRRNHILAILALRRLGRRRNQSLLQHAQDLLRAAAKAVGSGATQDRMLFEEIELSTFMDQLITCI